The DNA window TCTGATTCGAGTTCTTCAGAGAGCGATTTCAAAGAAGATAAATCGCGGGAATAACTCGATTGTGGCCCCGATAATGGGCGGCGTAAAAGAGTCGGATGGGATCTTCAGTTTCGACAAACACGACGAGAACTTAACAATCAGCAGCATCAATTTGAGTAGCGAAGGTAGTTTAGAAGATGAAGATTCACTGGAGAATCAGAATCTACAATGGGCGCAAGGGAAAGCAGGGGAGGATCGCGTCCACGTCGTGGTTTCCGAAGAGAGCGGATGGGTTTTTGTTGGGATTTACGATGGCTTCAATGGTCCTGATGCGCCCGATTATctactatcgaatctctacgcTGCTGTCCGTAAAGAGCTAAAGGGATTGCTTTGGGACGTTGAGTCCTCTGTAAGCTCCGCATCCGCCCAATCTGAAACGACTAACTCTTCTGCAGCTACAGAAGGCATCAATGAAGTCGATTGCTCCAGAAACTGTGAGTCTGATGCGTGTTCTCGGTATGTAGAACAAGAGAATCGTCGTTGCGTGATCGAAGATACCTATTTTACTTCGAAATCGAGAAGGAAAACAAGCAAGTGTCGAGGGGCATCCAAGAAATGGGAGGAGAACCAGAGGAGGTGGAAGTGCGAATGGGACCGGGAGAGACTAGAGCTTGATAGAAGGTTAAAGGAGCAGTTGAATTATCAATCTGTGTCCAGTAAAGGAGCAATCAATCATGGTGATGTGTTAAAAGCTCTGTCTCAAGCATTGAAGAAAACAGAGGACGCTTATTTTGACATAGCGGATAGGATGCTAATGGAAAATCCAGAGCTTGCGTTGATGGGTTCTTGCGTATTAGTGATGTTGATGAAAGGAGACGATGTTTATGTCATGAATGTAGGTGATAGTCGGGCAGTTTTGGCCCAAAAGGCGGAGCCTGATTATTGGAGCCAGGACTTGGGAAAAATCAATGAAGAAACCCTGCATGATCTTGATGCTTCTGATTGCGAACAGTCTTATACAAACCCCAGTTCCACGGCTTTTCAGCTTAGTGTGGATCATAGCACCAGTATAGAAGAAGTAAGCACTTTATCACTCTCTCGTGTTCAATAAAAGAGAATGCTGTTGTGTTTTTACTAATGTGAGGTTTACATTGTATTGCAGGAAgttcaaagaataaaaaatgaacACCGAGATGATGCTTTGGCTGTGTTGAATGACCGTGTAAAGGGATCATTGAAGGTCACTCGAGCTTTTGGTGCTGGTTTTCTCAAACAGGTGTC is part of the Tripterygium wilfordii isolate XIE 37 chromosome 7, ASM1340144v1, whole genome shotgun sequence genome and encodes:
- the LOC120002920 gene encoding probable protein phosphatase 2C 23, with the protein product MGNGFGKFTGCFTGSVEPYRRQDISVLLSDPLDEGLGHSFCYVRPVTRRFSSSKVHSEEPTTFRTISGASVSANTSTPLSTSLVDPYACNTFERAAAFESSNSFASIPLQPIPRNLINSGPISANYVGIPGSCPLERGFMSGPIERGFTSGPLDRGFSGPLEKRFAGQFQRSFSHGGMAFRPRSRRGSLIRVLQRAISKKINRGNNSIVAPIMGGVKESDGIFSFDKHDENLTISSINLSSEGSLEDEDSLENQNLQWAQGKAGEDRVHVVVSEESGWVFVGIYDGFNGPDAPDYLLSNLYAAVRKELKGLLWDVESSVSSASAQSETTNSSAATEGINEVDCSRNCESDACSRYVEQENRRCVIEDTYFTSKSRRKTSKCRGASKKWEENQRRWKCEWDRERLELDRRLKEQLNYQSVSSKGAINHGDVLKALSQALKKTEDAYFDIADRMLMENPELALMGSCVLVMLMKGDDVYVMNVGDSRAVLAQKAEPDYWSQDLGKINEETLHDLDASDCEQSYTNPSSTAFQLSVDHSTSIEEEVQRIKNEHRDDALAVLNDRVKGSLKVTRAFGAGFLKQPKWNDALLEMFRIDYIGNSPYITCIPSLHHHRLGPKDRFLIISSDGLYQYFTNEEAVYEVELFIALQPEGDPAQHLVEEVLFRAAKKAGMDFHELLEIPQGDRRRYHDDVSIIVISLEGRIWRSCV